The DNA window TATGGTATAGTCTATAAAAGCGTTTGCTGCATTTGGGACTAAAATAGAGAGGTcctgaaacagaaacatttaaaactcaAGTAGATATGCAGACACCAAAGGACCTGATTAAGTACACATAACAGAATTGCCCGAGATAAACTGGACGCCACCCACCTGTTAAGTGTTGTAGGAATTTATCCTTCTGTCGAAGATCTCTGGGAAAGACCTCTGTTGGAAAtcgatttttaaaatgtcagtaaaCCATTATATTTTACTTGGCGTCTGAAAATTCCCAGTTAgtctcagcaaaaaaaaattgaaatagatcatacacacaaaatacgTTTGATATTAGTTATCAGAGTAGTTGATTTCGAACGCAAACATCTACCATCTTTTAGTACTCCACACCACTATGCAAAGTCCATCAGAGCTGAGACTATAACAGTCTTCTGTCAGCATGTTACATTACAGTCTACTTACCCAGTATTTGATCATGCTGATACGACTTATTAACATCGTTTTCTTCCCCCGTTTCAATTGAATATTCTTTTCGGGGAGCATGGTGTAGGTCGCGCTCGCCGTCTTCCGTGTGATGCTCCCGTTTTACTCTTACTTTGTCCATTAGGGGGTTTACGAGGCTCCTGTCGTCCTTGCCGCCAGTGTGAACGCCGCTCTGTTTGCAGTAGCCGGCTGTGAGAATTAACAGGAGTCCCATGAAGACGGGTGTGCGCAGCGCTCTCATACTGAAGCGTGCCCCTATCCTCAAGTCGTGACTTAGAGCCCTGAAAACGCAACAGTGATTTAGTCAACGACTTGACCGATGGCACTTCGACACATGTGGGCAATTATTTAATGATTTCATATCAGCGTAATAAACACGCACAAATCAACATGACGATTgagctttttctttttacaataGCTACAGGAATGAGAGACATTTAAGTTACGCCCTTACTATGACATTTTTAGAGTCTACATGACTTGAAACTTTGGCATGCAAACTACAGAGTCGGAAACCCGGACTTTATTAGTATCTAAAAGTTAACGTTGCTTTAGGCAGTGTCCGACGTGGAATGTACGTGCTGCTGTAATAAATCCTGCAGAAGTAAGTGAGAGGAAAAAGTGCGAAAGAAGTCTGACTCAACGCATTTTACACATGAAAATCTGTTACGTCAAACAAGCTTGGAAATGCGGTAGAAGTAACTAATTACCTGTTTTGTCAGCAGCAGACGTGTGAAACGGTTTTTAGTGGCCTCCCAGTTTATTCGCTGATAATTATGTTAATGTGGTGCAAACGAAACAGATTCCGCTGCAGTCGCCTTTCCCCAGGTAGGCTACAATACTTCCAAGATCTTGTGCGCCACGACACATGGAGAGGCACCctcttttatatgtttaaagACGGTCATCTGTTGATAGTGGGTTGTGGGTGGAAAATAATGAAAGCTCACAacttcttttttctctgccGTGTCTCCTGATGAAGTTTATTCCGGATCATCCGGCATGGGTTCCCTCAGTTTTTATTCTCTGTTGCAGACGCAAGTTCTTGTCCCATGTGGATTGTCCCGGCATGTCTTTATTTAGAAACGTGTTAATAGCGTCCcttgaaaaatgcattttatttttccgGCCACCGTCTCATAACGCCCAAAGGATCCAGTCCGATTGTGGTCCAGGTGAAGTATTTTTCCcactaatgattttttttttttcagtcctcAAACGGGAATCGGCGTATCCCTTTCATAAATAGATGAAAACGTACTGGTTGAATAGTCCTTCTTAATTTTCCCGTAGAGGATAGTATAATCGATTCATATTTCCCTTACATCTTAGTGGAAGCccaaacataaaatatgattAGACAATTATGGTAAGTAACCAGAATTGGAATAGGAAGCCAGTTTCTTCGAGTATGACAACAGCGTCCAGGTCTGGACGACTGTGGAGAGCGCACAGGCCTTCTCCAGTATTGCTTTCGTTTACTCAGTCCATTACCACTCCCTTTGAGTTTATTATCACTTATATCATCACTCCCCTCCTCTTTTGGGATATCTTTATTGTCCAAGGTAAACCCCCGGGTTTGCCACCATTCCTTTAGCTGGTGCCAATCGGGATTAGAAAACTTTGGAAGTATTATTAAACATGGTAGCGCAGATTTATTAGTGCCAACGTTACACATGATTTAAGATAAACTGGCTCAACAGTGCCACACAGTGTGTCTATAGCCTTATAAAATTATACATCTAACTTTCTGGACAGTATTCCTAATTTTTTTTAGATGCTTTGGAACAGCTCTCGGCATCCTCTCGTTTATCAGGATGTACAAGCGAGTCAAAAAgatgtcatcttttttttttttttttttttttaatttaatagtTTATAGACGGTCACGTAGCACTTGTGGCAAGGTGTCGAAGGTTTACGTTCGGGCGCTTAGAATGTGCACGCTCGACGCGTCTGATACCACAGGGATATGAACCGTCTTCTCTCACACAGACTCGCCCCCACCGCTTCCCAGCCAAACTTTCCTGTCCTCCTCCGTGTAGTAATATAATTAGTTCTTGTTGTGAATGAGATTCTCCTGCCTTCCCCTTATTTTATCACCTGTGTTACAATAGGGGTGGCGTGGTCgttaaacaatttaataaacCACAGGAGTGAACATACTTATATTAAGCACAAGATCACAGGCACAAGTAATGGCaagttttttttggtggtggtggggacaCTCGAATGTGTATACAAAGCTTTAGCCTTTTTTGTTCagtacatatttgtgtgtgtgtgtgtgtgtgtgtgtgtgtgtgtgtgtgtgtgttccacataGTTGTCTGAATGGTTTAGCTTTTTGCACAGTTGAGGGCATATGGAACAAAATATCTTTTAGTCACAAGATTTATTTCAGGCTGCAGTTATTCACAAAGACTTGTTTTTGACTTCTGTAAGATTCCTTAAAATATTTGATCAGGAAATGAATAGGATTCTGTACTTCTGGTGGCTTACTATACATAAGAATAAGAACAAGTAATACTTTATTCATCCCagtggaattgttttgtttatgtactcgtttattattcattatgcaaaatgcatctttaaaaatataatctGCTGTATACTTGTATAACTTGGTTGcaattaaatacatgaattaatGCTTTTCCTGTTCTGTACTTGGAGGGTCTGTGAGTTAGTCCTAGTACAAGTTGACAGCCATGCTAGAGCCCCTGGTTGTGGCTTTTGGAGGGTCTGTGAGTTAGCCCTAGTACAGGTTGACAGCCATGCTAGAGCCCCTGGTTGTGGCTGTTGGAGGGTCTGTGAGTTAGCCCTAGTACAGGTTGACAGCCATGCTAGAGCCCCTGGTTGTGGCTTTTGGAGGGTCTGTGAGTTGGCCCTAGTACAGCTTAACAGCCATGCTAGAGCCCCTGGTTGTGGCTTTTGGAGGGTCTGTGAGTTAGCCCTAGTACAGCTTAACAGCCATGCTAGAGCCCCTGGTTGTGGCTTTTGGAGGGTCTGTGAGTTAGCCCTAGTACAGGTTGACAGCCATGCTAGAGCCCCCAGTTGTGTCTTTTGGGCCCTCTTTCCTCCCCATGCCTCTGCTCACCAGCCAGGCTGTTAaaactcctccctctcctcatcaTGATGTCCCATTTCCCAGCTCCCATTTGCTTCTATCTTATGTCAGCAGTTCTCACCATGTGGCAAGACTCTAGCAATCCAATCCAGAGTCTTTGGGTAGAGAATCCCTAATCCCAATCCCAGGCAGAGATCCCAGAACCCGTTGTTGGTCTTTCATTCATTAATCCTAGTGTGGGCCAGTTCTTATCCACAGCTTTACTTTGGCCTTTCCTCTGACACCTTTAACACATTTGACACAATTGACAGATCTTTCACATCTTTCACATCTTTCATAGCAGTTTTTCATGAGTTTATCTTATCAGATGTGACTATTCATCAGTGTCAGTCAGACCTAATGTTGGGTTAGGCAAACCAGCAGACCTTACATGGACAGACCTGCAGATTCCGGTTTTTCCAGGCCTTTCCAGGCTTGTTTGTGCTGATACGTTCCATTGGAGCTTCATTGCACAAGGGAGGATTGCTTCGTCATAACGTTTATCTGTGATGTCCCTGTAATGTCTCAAGATTACTACGTTGTCATCTATGGTGCATATAGATTTGAATCTCACCTTGTAGAGTTGAGACTTAAGAATGTATACGTTTTGCTTGGTGCCTTTTCACCATTCATATGGCAAAACATGTTTGAACCTCCTCTGTAATTGATATCccattattaaatatgaaacaagGAGTAAAAATATGAAGCATTAATATTTAAGCACTGCTTAAGGAAAATATGCAGGTTGTAGCAAAAGTCCATGTCCCTGCAAAGTGTAATTGTTTCATATGCATTATGTTACCAACAACCTCAGGAAAGTGTTCagaaggaaaaatgtttttcatgcttaaacagacatacacagccTCACTGAAATCTCTTTGAGACCTCTTTAAGAACTCTTTGAGATCCATTTTAGGAGTATACCTACAATGTCTGAATCTAACTTGAATGACCATGTTGTGTTTGCATCCTGCAACAACAACTAATTCAACAACTAATACCCTCTTATATCCCTCTAAGTCTGTTGTTGATTACAAGAAGGCCAGAACTGAATTTCACATCATCTCTAAGTCTCTAGAGGTGCTCTGTTAATATATTtctctgtaaatatttttaactgcaGCGATATGTTTGTATATGAAGATTGATGTTCATTCAGAGGCTTTTCCAATACAGCATGTACAGCAGTGTTATACTATGCTGTACCTTCCAAAGATAACCAAGATCACCAGCAGAATCCAACTGATAAGATGACTCTGGTGGCATCTTTTTGACATCTTATACTGCAAATTAGCCTTCCTATCTGCCATTGTTGGAGCTATTTTGCTTTTCAAAACTGGATATTGCTAattgaaatattaaatgtttttactgtctCTAACTATAGAAGCAATAAAACCCTTTACCCTATCTTGACAAACATGCTTAGAATGTGCAATGAAATAGATACCCAATAGCTTTTAAAAAGGATTCTACTGGATGCCTGAGATGGAGATGAATAAGCACTTATGAGTAGGGAATCAACTGGCCAAATCTAACTTTAGCTAAACATCTAAATCCTTCTATGGCTCTGGCATTGAAGACAGAATGGTGAAAATAACCATGCTGTGCAGTGATAGAAATaactaataaacaaaatgttgaaTTTAGAAGCAGAAAAGTGGACCCTTACTCATACTTTGAAGCAAATTTGTAGTTCAATGAAAGTTTATAGGACTCTTTTTTGGTAAACCATCTCcataaataatgtttgttcACTTTGAATGacctacaaataaataaaataaaataattccaaGAAACATACTCTCATTAGTTATCCTCAGAGTCCCTCACCAAACAGAGCAGGAAGTCCTGTATTGTTCCTATATTTCAATGTGATATATGTTATCTAGTGTGACTGGGCTTAATtacaacaaaatacacacataaatgttaTTGTACATATGTATAGCATGCCATGATCAGCATGACTGTATATGTGAGACGTTTTTTGAAAATAAGGCTTAATaaactgtaagaaaaaaaaaatactgatcTTGCAATGCTTAGTTTCACCACTGTACCTCATTTTGGTGATCTCATAGCTGAAACATGCAGAGCTAATGTGCCAGTCCTGTGTCTGAGATCGACTCACTCAGGCACAGGAATAATGCAATCCTAATTCATATTCAAACATGGCATACTCCCCTTCCATGACTTACCAACAGAGAAAGCATACTCAAGTTCAAGGTATCACTGCAGCTCACTGAAAAGCATATGATTCTGTTGCAACTCAGAATGGTAGCTGTAGAGGAAGAGACATGATGAGGTTGatggtgttgatgatgatgtgtggTTTTCATGGCAAACATAAAAaaagcttctctctcttctaGCCTAATAGTGGAATAATACCAAGAATCATAAAGACATTTTGGCTACAGTTCATAGAACTAATTCCCATTCTGATTTATTGGTTGTTAAATTGGCACGCACATTTTCAGCATCAGCAATGCTCCTATGTC is part of the Electrophorus electricus isolate fEleEle1 chromosome 13, fEleEle1.pri, whole genome shotgun sequence genome and encodes:
- the alkal2b gene encoding ALK and LTK ligand 2 — translated: MRALRTPVFMGLLLILTAGYCKQSGVHTGGKDDRSLVNPLMDKVRVKREHHTEDGERDLHHAPRKEYSIETGEENDVNKSYQHDQILEVFPRDLRQKDKFLQHLTGPLYFSPKCSKRFYRLYHNTRDCTIPAYYKRCARLLTRLAGSQWCSEG